One window of the Candidatus Zixiibacteriota bacterium genome contains the following:
- a CDS encoding Peptidase M24 family protein: MDLIKTKIEQTVEILNELDIDLWLIFCRESDMMADPSLSLVVGHKVVWQSAFFFTRDGDTIALVGSYDTANFERAGRFKKVQPYVEDCGKEIRKIIKKIDPRKIALNFSQNDDAADGLTHGMFLLLKEYLEGTAYARRFVSSENLMALLRGRKTREEIERLSAAAFLAADCWRQSLKDIKAGLTEIQIADIIDGNMRKLGAINSFETIVNAGAKSNPGHGGPSAAVLEGGDLLHVDFGAKLDDYCSDIQRLAYIRRPGETGAPEILIKAFNKVREIIDETSKLYRPGAKGFQIDTVARKMLRADGYPEYQHALGHQLGRSVHDGASIVGPKWKRYGRTPTIPLEEGNIFTVELGIELEGIGYVGLEEDLAVTEKGGKFLCPRQTELVVL; encoded by the coding sequence ATGGATTTGATAAAGACCAAAATTGAGCAGACCGTCGAAATACTGAATGAACTGGATATCGATCTGTGGCTAATTTTCTGCCGGGAATCGGATATGATGGCCGATCCGTCATTATCGCTGGTAGTGGGACATAAAGTTGTCTGGCAATCCGCGTTCTTCTTTACCCGGGATGGGGACACGATCGCTTTGGTCGGAAGTTACGACACGGCCAATTTTGAACGGGCCGGCCGATTCAAAAAGGTTCAGCCCTATGTTGAAGATTGCGGCAAAGAAATCCGGAAAATTATAAAAAAAATCGATCCCCGGAAGATTGCTCTCAATTTTTCACAAAATGACGATGCCGCCGATGGCCTGACGCATGGAATGTTCTTGCTTTTAAAAGAATATCTTGAGGGAACGGCGTATGCGCGCCGCTTCGTATCCTCGGAGAACCTGATGGCGCTGCTGCGCGGGCGAAAGACCAGAGAGGAAATCGAACGGCTATCCGCAGCCGCTTTCCTGGCGGCCGACTGCTGGAGACAATCATTAAAGGACATAAAAGCAGGCTTGACCGAAATTCAGATCGCTGATATTATCGACGGCAATATGCGCAAACTGGGGGCGATCAATTCCTTCGAAACAATAGTCAATGCCGGGGCCAAATCAAATCCGGGACACGGGGGGCCGTCCGCGGCCGTTCTGGAAGGGGGCGATTTACTGCATGTCGATTTCGGCGCGAAACTGGATGATTATTGCTCCGATATTCAGCGACTGGCTTATATTAGAAGGCCCGGCGAAACGGGTGCGCCGGAAATTCTCATAAAGGCCTTCAACAAAGTTCGGGAGATAATTGATGAGACATCGAAACTCTATCGGCCGGGCGCCAAAGGATTTCAAATCGATACTGTCGCCCGGAAAATGCTTCGCGCCGACGGATATCCGGAGTACCAGCACGCTCTGGGGCACCAGTTGGGGCGATCGGTGCATGACGGGGCTTCGATAGTAGGGCCGAAATGGAAACGGTACGGCCGCACACCGACCATCCCGCTGGAAGAAGGCAATATCTTTACGGTTGAGTTAGGGATAGAATTGGAGGGGATAGGATATGTCGGTCTGGAAGAGGATCTGGCGGTCACGGAAAAGGGTGGTAAGTTCCTCTGCCCGAGGCAAACGGAATTAGTGGTGCTATGA
- a CDS encoding RmuC-domain protein, with amino-acid sequence MEILLIIITAVVSIALSTFVVVRIFSRRIENNVLAKMEDSFSRASLEAISKNSEQFLKWAKELLSKETEGNVRELNGKKELIDNTLQQMKLEMGKVQEMITAFEKDRDLKFGAISKGLENHSQQTARLQEITQNLSRILADPRQRGIWGQKIAEDILQMIGMQEGINYHQQKGMAIAPGRPDFTFLLPNKKIINMDVKFPLDNFRRYIEETNEPSRQGYKTQFLKDARTMVKQVTTRDYINTDADTLDYAIVFIPLEQAYTFIMEQDGNFMDDALRSRVIVCSPWTLYAMLAVIRQSIDNFNLERSANRILELMTAFYKQWNNYVTEMDKMGKKIDDLHGVFNNLVTTRRNQLERPLQQIDQLYRQRHPAESSDELQPAALPDGSRQNSKKSEEDF; translated from the coding sequence ATGGAAATCCTGCTCATTATAATAACGGCCGTAGTTTCAATTGCCCTTTCGACTTTTGTGGTGGTACGAATTTTCTCCCGACGAATTGAAAATAATGTCCTGGCCAAGATGGAAGACTCATTCAGCCGGGCGTCGCTCGAGGCCATTTCGAAAAATTCCGAGCAATTCCTGAAATGGGCCAAAGAACTCCTTTCGAAAGAGACAGAGGGCAATGTCAGGGAACTGAACGGCAAGAAAGAGTTGATCGACAACACCCTGCAGCAAATGAAATTGGAAATGGGCAAAGTGCAGGAAATGATCACGGCTTTTGAAAAGGACCGCGATCTAAAATTCGGCGCCATCAGCAAGGGACTGGAGAACCATTCCCAGCAGACGGCTCGCCTGCAGGAAATCACCCAGAATTTGAGCCGTATTCTGGCCGACCCGCGCCAGCGGGGAATTTGGGGGCAGAAGATTGCCGAAGATATTCTTCAAATGATTGGAATGCAGGAAGGAATTAATTATCATCAGCAGAAAGGGATGGCGATCGCCCCGGGACGCCCCGATTTCACTTTTCTTTTGCCGAATAAAAAAATTATCAACATGGATGTCAAGTTCCCGCTTGATAATTTCCGCCGTTATATAGAGGAAACCAATGAGCCGTCGCGTCAGGGATACAAAACCCAGTTTCTCAAAGATGCCCGGACCATGGTGAAGCAGGTGACGACACGTGACTATATCAACACGGACGCCGATACGCTCGATTACGCCATTGTTTTCATCCCCCTCGAGCAGGCCTATACTTTTATCATGGAACAGGACGGCAATTTCATGGATGACGCCTTGCGATCCCGGGTGATTGTTTGCTCCCCCTGGACGCTTTACGCCATGCTGGCGGTGATCCGTCAGTCGATAGACAATTTCAACCTGGAGAGATCAGCCAACAGGATTTTGGAGTTGATGACAGCGTTTTACAAGCAGTGGAACAACTATGTGACGGAAATGGATAAGATGGGGAAAAAAATCGATGACCTTCACGGTGTTTTCAACAATCTGGTGACCACTCGCCGCAATCAACTGGAGCGGCCGCTTCAGCAGATCGATCAGTTGTACCGGCAAAGACATCCGGCGGAATCGAGTGATGAATTGCAGCCGGCGGCTCTACCCGACGGCAGTAGACAAAATAGCAAGAAATCGGAAGAGGATTTTTAG
- the murI gene encoding Glutamate racemase — translation MNSDNLRDRPIGIFDSGVGGLTVVAEIMKMLPEENLVYFGDVGRSPYGGRSKEIITQFTRQDIRFLLEHHVKFIVAACNTASAVALDTVRKEFDIDILGVIEPGSKAAVSYSRNSRVGIIGTVATISSDSYAKSIGSKDIKIKVFSLACPLFVPLVEEGYIDRDATGLIAHDYLQTLIDVNIDTLVLGCTHYPLLKRVIGKVMGPAVRLVDSAEETAREAAAVLAAKNLLRPEGQEVIHKFYVSDVPDRFSQIAQQFLGQNINNITRVDITRY, via the coding sequence ATGAATTCTGATAATTTGCGGGACCGGCCGATAGGGATTTTCGATTCGGGAGTGGGGGGACTCACGGTTGTCGCGGAAATCATGAAGATGTTGCCGGAAGAAAATCTGGTTTATTTTGGTGATGTCGGACGGTCGCCTTACGGCGGTCGATCCAAGGAAATAATAACGCAGTTTACGCGCCAGGACATCCGTTTTCTCCTGGAGCATCATGTCAAATTCATCGTNGCCGCCTGTAATACCGCCTCGGCGGTGGCGCTGGATACGGTGCGGAAGGAGTTTGATATAGACATTCTGGGCGTAATTGAACCGGGTTCAAAGGCGGCGGTAAGTTACAGCCGCAACAGCCGGGTCGGCATTATCGGAACAGTGGCGACAATAAGTTCTGACAGTTACGCAAAATCGATCGGATCGAAAGATATCAAAATCAAGGTCTTTTCGCTGGCTTGCCCGCTTTTCGTGCCGCTTGTCGAAGAAGGATATATAGACCGGGATGCCACCGGTTTGATTGCCCATGATTATCTTCAGACGTTGATTGATGTCAATATCGATACCCTGGTATTGGGATGCACCCACTATCCCCTTCTGAAGCGGGTCATCGGCAAAGTTATGGGGCCGGCTGTGCGCCTGGTCGATTCCGCCGAAGAAACCGCTCGCGAGGCGGCCGCCGTTCTCGCGGCCAAGAATCTCCTTCGACCCGAAGGACAGGAAGTGATTCACAAATTTTATGTTTCGGATGTCCCCGACCGTTTCTCGCAGATTGCACAACAGTTTTTGGGACAGAACATCAACAATATTACCCGGGTCGATATTACTCGTTACTGA
- a CDS encoding putative Cell wall hydrolase/autolysin (Evidence 3 : Putative function from multiple computational evidences), whose translation MPWSEPSARNQRENGMNKSKYIIAAATILTFFEAAAGQQISVQMPGGLEKVDYTLEGNVVYFSMSQLAALFGDRISWEQVGQSVTYKTEKHNFTFFLDSPFFRMDDSVKNLSFPARLNKGQLYLPAETFLPFFDNIRQEQVSWDDGKKTIRFDSRRYNVTDVALSGKANGLLIDIYVSQPLEYDIFTSEGNWLNVSISKGTVNRRQILSRKSSTYLYDINAVQFEGSTQVSFRLRRGIGKFTHRYLTNPGRIQIAIIDTSAAAQIAAEPPMVGPDARIQKIIIDAGHGGSDYGAIGAGNTREKDVVLDIAKRLAKIIRKDKVFEAVLTRDKDDYVPLVDRANKANLVKGDIFVSIHANASPKRSARGYQVFFLAPAKNDSARAAAQLENAPFLAERNAAGEGEKNTLDLILSDMIQTEFQNESDDLASFVNRELRKNISETSDRGIDQAGFFVLNGVYMPSILVETAFITNSGDEKLLDSKNFREKVAEAIYEGLKNFRDKYESAK comes from the coding sequence GTGCCATGGAGCGAGCCGTCCGCCAGAAATCAAAGAGAAAACGGGATGAATAAGTCAAAATATATAATTGCCGCAGCCACAATTTTGACATTTTTTGAGGCGGCGGCAGGGCAGCAAATATCTGTTCAGATGCCGGGCGGGCTGGAAAAAGTGGATTATACACTCGAGGGGAATGTGGTTTATTTCTCCATGTCCCAACTGGCGGCGTTGTTCGGCGACAGAATTTCCTGGGAACAGGTCGGGCAGTCCGTTACATACAAGACCGAAAAGCACAACTTCACCTTCTTCCTTGATTCCCCTTTTTTCCGCATGGACGATTCGGTAAAAAACCTTTCTTTCCCGGCCCGGTTGAATAAGGGCCAGTTGTATCTGCCCGCCGAGACCTTTCTTCCCTTTTTCGATAATATCCGCCAGGAGCAGGTTTCCTGGGACGACGGCAAGAAGACCATTCGATTCGATTCCCGTCGTTATAATGTAACCGATGTCGCGCTTTCGGGAAAGGCCAATGGCCTTTTGATCGATATATATGTCAGTCAGCCCCTCGAATATGATATTTTCACATCGGAAGGCAACTGGCTCAATGTCTCCATCTCAAAAGGAACGGTCAATCGCCGTCAGATATTATCCCGTAAGTCAAGCACGTATCTGTACGATATAAACGCGGTACAATTCGAAGGTTCGACGCAGGTTTCATTCCGACTGCGCCGCGGGATCGGGAAATTCACGCACCGATACTTGACGAATCCGGGAAGGATCCAGATTGCCATTATCGACACGAGCGCCGCCGCACAAATAGCGGCTGAGCCGCCGATGGTGGGTCCGGATGCGCGAATCCAGAAGATAATTATCGATGCCGGGCACGGGGGCAGTGACTACGGAGCGATCGGGGCCGGAAATACCCGGGAGAAAGATGTTGTACTCGATATCGCCAAACGGTTGGCCAAAATTATCCGTAAAGACAAGGTTTTTGAGGCCGTATTAACCAGGGACAAAGATGATTATGTCCCATTGGTTGACCGAGCCAATAAAGCCAATCTGGTCAAAGGGGATATATTCGTGTCGATTCATGCCAATGCCTCACCGAAACGTTCGGCCCGCGGATATCAGGTCTTCTTTCTGGCCCCGGCCAAGAATGATTCGGCCCGAGCCGCTGCTCAACTGGAAAATGCGCCCTTTTTGGCCGAACGGAACGCCGCCGGCGAAGGAGAAAAAAATACCCTGGATTTAATTCTGAGTGACATGATTCAGACGGAATTTCAAAATGAATCGGATGACCTGGCGTCATTTGTGAACCGGGAATTGCGCAAAAATATCAGCGAGACATCGGATCGCGGTATCGACCAGGCCGGATTTTTTGTGTTGAACGGAGTATATATGCCCTCGATCCTGGTCGAGACGGCTTTTATCACCAACTCCGGCGACGAGAAATTGCTGGATAGCAAAAACTTCCGGGAAAAAGTGGCCGAGGCGATATATGAGGGACTCAAAAATTTCAGAGATAAATATGAGAGTGCCAAATGA
- the smpB gene encoding SsrA-binding protein encodes MPEKEVKEKNIVTNRKAFRDYEILERREVGIELRGTEVKSLRAGKVNLSDSYASVEHGEVILFNLHISPYEMAGHESHDPLRPRRLLLHKREIRRLLAATAEKGLTLVPVRIYFRGPYVKIELATARGRKMYDKREVAARKEADRAMERAVRQKSKRKRDE; translated from the coding sequence ATGCCGGAAAAAGAAGTAAAAGAAAAGAATATAGTCACCAATCGTAAGGCATTTCGGGATTATGAGATACTGGAGCGGCGGGAGGTGGGCATTGAATTGCGCGGAACCGAAGTAAAATCTTTAAGAGCCGGCAAAGTAAATCTTTCCGACAGTTATGCATCGGTGGAGCATGGCGAGGTCATATTGTTTAACCTTCACATATCACCGTATGAAATGGCCGGCCATGAAAGCCATGATCCGCTGCGCCCGCGCCGGCTCCTATTGCACAAGAGGGAAATCCGCCGACTCTTGGCCGCCACGGCGGAAAAAGGATTGACATTGGTACCGGTACGGATTTACTTCAGAGGACCATATGTTAAAATAGAACTGGCTACGGCTCGGGGCCGAAAAATGTATGATAAACGGGAGGTGGCGGCCCGCAAGGAGGCGGATCGTGCCATGGAGCGAGCCGTCCGCCAGAAATCAAAGAGAAAACGGGATGAATAA
- a CDS encoding putative beta-ureidopropionase (Beta-alanine synthase) (N-carbamoyl-beta-alanine amidohydrolase) (PydC) (Evidence 3 : Putative function from multiple computational evidences), producing the protein MQLFYLCDILKSNNKKRGFVIRAGLFQNNPAFGKIEANVEYVLDILSDVKFDLMVLPELFAAGYLFENREEALALADSPGTGYTFEAMRRLAHEKNALVVYGFPEKSGDRVYNSAMAIYPDGRFLVYQKTHLFNTEKNIFSPGESGFSVFDFRGIKVGMMICFDWRFPESARKLALLGAQVICHPSNLVLPHCPQAMVIRALENGVFTITADRAGDESRAGQSLHFIGHSRIIAPDGKILGELGEVEPAQLVVQIDPSQALNKSVTSLNDLFADRRPEFY; encoded by the coding sequence TTGCAATTATTTTATCTTTGCGATATCTTAAAGTCTAACAATAAGAAAAGAGGATTCGTGATTAGAGCTGGCCTGTTTCAAAATAACCCCGCCTTCGGGAAAATAGAAGCCAATGTCGAGTATGTCCTCGATATCCTGAGTGATGTCAAATTTGATTTAATGGTCCTTCCGGAATTATTTGCAGCCGGATATCTTTTTGAAAACAGGGAAGAGGCCCTCGCTTTGGCCGATTCTCCTGGAACCGGATATACCTTTGAAGCGATGCGGCGGCTGGCCCATGAAAAAAATGCCCTCGTTGTTTACGGATTCCCGGAAAAATCCGGGGACCGGGTATATAATTCGGCTATGGCTATATATCCCGATGGCCGCTTCCTGGTATATCAAAAGACGCACCTCTTCAATACTGAAAAGAATATCTTTTCACCGGGCGAGAGCGGTTTCTCAGTCTTTGACTTCCGGGGCATCAAAGTCGGAATGATGATTTGCTTCGATTGGCGCTTCCCCGAGTCGGCCCGCAAATTGGCCCTTCTGGGTGCACAGGTGATCTGTCATCCTTCTAACCTGGTATTGCCCCACTGCCCCCAGGCGATGGTAATCAGAGCGCTCGAAAATGGCGTTTTTACCATAACCGCTGATCGCGCCGGGGATGAATCTCGAGCCGGCCAATCCCTGCATTTTATCGGCCATTCCCGGATAATTGCGCCGGATGGAAAAATTCTGGGAGAATTGGGGGAAGTCGAACCGGCGCAACTTGTTGTGCAAATTGACCCTTCGCAGGCCCTGAATAAATCGGTTACTTCTTTGAATGATCTATTCGCCGATCGCCGCCCCGAGTTTTATTGA
- a CDS encoding Response regulator (CheY-like protein receiver domain and DNA-binding HTH protein), translating into MAISQKIGTAKILVIDDEPQITEIVEAFLSNAGHQVFVNNVANEGLKRAKQVKPDIILLDIMMPGTDGYGVCNDLKNDPATANIPVVFLTGKDRNDDMGRSFKVGGDMFIKKPFSCERLLEIVNIILMSTGKK; encoded by the coding sequence ATGGCTATTTCACAAAAAATCGGGACCGCCAAGATTCTGGTAATCGACGATGAGCCTCAAATCACCGAGATTGTCGAGGCTTTCCTTTCCAATGCCGGACATCAGGTTTTTGTCAACAATGTCGCCAACGAAGGTTTAAAGCGCGCCAAACAGGTTAAACCCGATATCATCCTCCTTGATATTATGATGCCGGGGACCGACGGCTATGGCGTCTGCAACGATCTCAAGAACGACCCCGCTACGGCCAATATCCCGGTCGTCTTTCTGACCGGTAAGGATCGTAATGATGATATGGGCCGTTCCTTCAAAGTGGGCGGTGACATGTTCATCAAAAAGCCTTTCTCCTGTGAACGGCTTCTCGAAATCGTCAATATTATCCTCATGTCAACCGGGAAAAAATAA